The genomic interval tatattgatggctgtttttaaatcataaaaatagtaatcattattattatgcacGAGTTGATAGCGGTTCAGCGCGTGAAAGTAATGTGCCGCAGATACAATATAGCCGCTTGGCGACTGGGACCGCATGAACTTGGTCCGCGGTCCCTGTCGCACAAGCACCTCCTACTGAATGAATTCACTGGGACCACTGCTGTTGGAGTGGTTCGagtttattaatacattttttggaaataagtaactaatagattttactttgttttctGTAACTACTTTATCATCATAtagtgttattgctaacactactGGTGctagattttattgaagtcgcctaaaggcatctgacatgacttttacaactactgacctccatctagtggcaggtaagCACACACAcaagggaactaaactgtcaaccaatgtgaggtttcctcacgatgttttccttcaccggaagcaaatggtgatctatgaaaactactatttgctatacaaactcatatggcacgagtaggacgAACGtttacgaacctgagacctttcgatccacaggccataaccattacaccaacaCCGATTCGCGACTGTATATACAATGACATTACATAAAGTACCTAGTACTTTATGTAATGTCGTTATCAAACTGAAATCCAAATCATTTGGTTGGCAACACACCCACggcaacaaataaataggtagatTAGTAAATCTTTGCTTATTGATAACATTATCACGTCTTTGTTATGACAAAACTTTTGCCTTCACTATGTCTGGTAGGTTAAGCAAATAATTTGAGCATGAAATGCATGCGTGCGATTTTTGgacaaattatgaaaaaaattggcAAAATCATGTGTTTTTGACCGATCGAAACCacagatttgaatttgaaaacagattttgaaacatgtaggtaggtacaatttGGTCACCGCTGGGAATCGAAACCAGGACCACCTCCACCACTGGCGTCACCACACCACTGTGGTTGTCAATATTATCTTcatacctaggtaggtacattgcGCCAATTTCGACTATAACTGGATGACACGTGTATGAGTAACATAAcactgttattttattattaacaggTCTTGTTGCAAAACAAACGACCTGTTTGCAAACAAAAGGGTCATGTTCTACACTTCGTCAACCTGATCCAATAGGATTCTCGTAAGAGCAGAGcggatatttttgtttatcacAAATCGCGAGTAGCTGTACTTACTATGtgatacatattattttactgcGTTGTTTACGTGTCTTTATATGGAAAAACATTGTTATGGAGgcacagtataataaatagtactaattaggtaggtaaaatttttctttttcgtttAACTATGAATAAAGACATAGAGACGGCTGCTCAAATAGGTAAGCGACTGGACCTGATAGAGATAggtataatattgtttatcagAGTGAACCCaataagattattataaacaaagtcCTACCTGTTTTCTTTTCAAACTGAGTTGGTGTTTAGGAGCCGGCGCGACGGCGGACGCGGCCGCCGCCTCCTTCGCGACCAGGTCGTCCAGCAGCGCCGCACATTTATCTTTCTCCTTCTCTTCGTCCGCCACCAGCAGGAAGCGCCGCCAGCGCGACGAGTCGAAGCCCCAGTGGCACGTGCGGTGCTCCGCCTCGTGCGAGTGGCACACGAACCGGCGCGGCGTGTACAACGACCGGCACTCCAAACACTGCACTAGGTTCAAGTCGGGCGCGCACACCCCTCGTCCGCCACCGAAACACTCGTGGTACACCCGGAACCCGGGCAGCTTGTGCGGACTGGAGGCCGCCGGCGCGTGCAGCAGCGCTGCGCATAGCCGCTCCGCGTCCGTCTGCGTGATCAGCCCACACGACGGCGCCGAGCGCGGCAGCACGCCCGTCGACTTCAACTCGTGTAGCTGCTCGGGCGTGCACCGCGAACAGTATATCTGAAGTTCATCGCACACGCGGTTGATCTGCTCCAATGTGAAGTTGGTCAGCACCGAGGTCAAGATCTGCGGCAGACACAGCCGCCGCTCGCCGCCCACGCTGAAGCAGGAGATGGGCTCTCCCTCCAGCAAGGTCTCGCCGCGCTCACCCAGCACGGGGTCGGCGGCCAGCAGGatgggcggcggcgcgcgcggcggcggcggcggcggcgcgtcGCCACACTCGCGCTCCGCGCGCCCGCAGCCGGGCCCTTGCAGGCTGCGTGGCGCGCTGGCCTGGTACGTCTTCAGCACGGAGGTGATGTGCGGCGTCACTACATCCATATTCGGTCACCCCCACCGTTGCTGGACCTCGAGAGGCGCATGTCACGACCGACCTACGCGCCGGCGAGCGCGACGCTCTGCGACCGCGATCGAAACATGTCTGACGAGCGCTGAGCCGTCGCGACGGCCGGGCCGAGCGAACGCCGCCGGCTTGCGGCGTCTCCGCCCCGTCGCCACTCGCACACCCgtgcaaaaatatgaaaattatgctGACATATCAAGGATCCGGGCGTATTTTTTCACAGATTCTGTCGAAACACATAATATAGAGACGCATTCCAttgattgaataaatatttcgagCACAAATCGACAGAGACATGTGAAAGAAACGATACGCAATAAGGGCGAGAGTCTGAGACTGGGGCGTAGATTCCGGCGACTGGCCGCAGTCAAAGCAGCAGACGGATGGCTCGGCTACTGTAGAGTCTAGCCGGCGC from Plodia interpunctella isolate USDA-ARS_2022_Savannah chromosome 14, ilPloInte3.2, whole genome shotgun sequence carries:
- the Snoo gene encoding ski oncogene, which translates into the protein MDVVTPHITSVLKTYQASAPRSLQGPGCGRAERECGDAPPPPPPRAPPPILLAADPVLGERGETLLEGEPISCFSVGGERRLCLPQILTSVLTNFTLEQINRVCDELQIYCSRCTPEQLHELKSTGVLPRSAPSCGLITQTDAERLCAALLHAPAASSPHKLPGFRVYHECFGGGRGVCAPDLNLVQCLECRSLYTPRRFVCHSHEAEHRTCHWGFDSSRWRRFLLVADEEKEKDKCAALLDDLVAKEAAAASAVAPAPKHQLSLKRKQVVETVVCKPEPAESPPKKARGDDCSYALYLDPYAQLHYQALSAFRPWGKREPVLQNPERVVRVAHCARFQRDFQPNVALKPLTPPVDDVTSSTSPPPTEPELTARLLDAEARLAERARRLDEREAELVRREAMLNEREAELARREREEKSSAPNASPPKQKTEPPC